From Pedobacter aquae:
CAAATAAGAGAAGCGCTGTAATTATAAATCTCCAAACTAAATTTAAACCTGTATATCCATTATCTTACCGGTTTTACGACTTTCCTCTGCCATAAAACCCATGATATGGCTTTCGATAGATTCATCAATAGTAGAAGTTAAAATACTAGCATTTTGCTGCCCAACGGCTTGTACAAAATCTTTAACCAGCAGCCAATCACCTCCACCATGACCACTGTTTTTGTAACCATCTACATCTTCTGCCTTAGGTATGAATTTAACCGATTTTCCTGTTTTAAAATCACTTAAAACCAGTTCTTCCATATCGCCAACCATATCTCCCATAGTTCCCATAATGCGGGTTCTTCTTCCATGATAAGAAGTAAAAGCCTCCATAGAGAAACTTGCCGTAACACTATCGGCAAACTGGATGCTGGTAATGTAATGGTCTGGCTGGTCGTTCTCCATACGGTAAACACATCTGCCATAATTGGTGGTTTTTAAACGCTCCATAATGACTTCCGGATGCTTAGTTTTATCCTCTGGCAAATCTAAAACGCCCAACCTCTTTCTATTTTCGTAGTACTCTTTTATAGCAGAATAAGGGCATTCTCTTTCAACTTTACATCCATCTGTACAACGGGCGGTACTTCCTTCCGGAGCATTTTCTTTTTTAAACCATTTTAAATCGCCCATGGCAACTATTTTCCGACTTGGCTTATTGATAATCCATTTAATGATGTCTAAATCATGACAAGATTTTGCTAGAATAATAGGTGTTGTTTGCTTTGCGTTATGCCAATTACCACGCACAAAAGAATGTGCCATATGGGTATGTTCTATAGGCTCGAAATGTTGTACACTTACTATCTCACCAATAGCACCTTGAGCAATTAAATCTCTCATTTTAACAAAATAAGGTGCATACCTCAGCACATGGCAAACAGCAACAATTCTACCTTTCTTTTTAGCTAAACTTAAAATTGCTCTGCATTCTTTTTCTGTAGGCGCAATGGGCTTTTCTAGCAAAACATCGTAACCCATTTCTAAGGCTTTCATGCAAGGCGCATAATGTAAATCGTCTGGAGTAGAAATGATAACAGCATCGGCAAACTTGGGTTGTTTAAAAACATCTTCCCAGGTTTTGAATCTATTTTTATCAGCTATCTGATGCTGTTTTGCATACCTATCATTTCTAAATTCATTAGGCTCTGCAATACCAATAATATCTAATTGATCTGGAAATTTAGCTGCAAAATTACCATAAACTGTACCCCGGTTGCCAGCACCAATAGTGATAGCTGTTACTGCCTTACCAAGCGGTTTGTGAAGTAAATTTGGCCTACTGGTATACAAAAAAGAATCATTAGCTAATTTTGCAATAACCTCTGTACTGATAACCGAAGCACCCAAAGAGATGCTTATTGTTTTTAATAAATTTCTACGATTCATGATAATTTCATTTTGCTTAAAAGCAATTATTATTGATGTTTATTTGATGAATTTTGTTGTAAGCTTCTCTTGAGCTTTATCTAACCTTAATACATATACACCTTTAGCTAAACGGATAGGTAATGCTACCTTATTTAAGCCAAAAGCTAATCTCACTTTTTCTGATAAAAGCTTTCTACCCGATATATCAAAAATATTTAAATAACCTTCATCTACTTGTTGTTGGCTTATAAAAGCTATCACTTGAGCATCATCGGCGTAAGCCTTTAACTCATTGGTTAACAAGCCATAATTTACAACTTTGATTTCAGATAATGCAATATCGCCATTAAAATCTATCTGTTTCAGTTGATAATAATTGTTTCCTATTTCAGGATTTACATCTGCATAACTATAAGTAGAAAGCTCATCTTTTGTCCCTTGACCCTGTATAGTGCTTAGTAAAGTCCAGTTTTTAGCATCAGAAGATCTTAAAATTTCAAAATGGGAATTATTTTTTTCTGATGATGTGCTCCAATTTAAACCTACTTGTGTTACTTGTTTAACTGCTTCAAATTTGTTGAGTACAACTGGTAAAGATGTTGAAACAGCTGTACCTGCAATGGTAAATACATCATCAGAAGATGTTTCTGATAAACCAAAAGCAAAAGAACCAACCGTAGATGTATAACCCCAAGAATAAATTCTGAATTTGATATTTTTACTTCCTTCTATATTCTGCAAGGCAGTTACACCAGATACATCTATAGGGTCTTGAGGAATACCTCCAGCAAAACTATTTGAAAAAGAAAGAGCTGGGCTCGCATCTAAAAAAGTACCTCCGTTAATACTATATTGTATAATATAATTTCTTGCACCTGCACTAGACCGTCTTAACTTAGCATAAATGGTCTTAATAGAAACTTTATAATTAGCCAATACATTAACATCAAACTCTACATAACTATTGTTGGCAATAGCACTGGTTTTATCTGTTACAATTGTAAAATTCAAGCTTGCATTTGTTCTAGAGCTAAAACCTTTTGATAAGGAAGATGCTTCTAAACCGCCGCCTCTAATCATAGTAGATGAACTAATGGCATTAGAACGAGTAGTTGAAGTAAAAGAAGCTGTCGCTCCACTTAAAGTATTTGCAGACCAGCTGATGAGTAAATTATCATCAGAAATATTGGCTAAATCGCCTCTAATGGTAAGTACGTTTACATCTGTAGCCGAACTTACTCCAAACGCAATAGTTCCTGTCCTGGTGCCTTCGCCATAAACATAAAGTCTTATTTTTACTAATTCATCAGGTCTGATGTCTTGTAAATCGATAATATTACTAACATTAACAGGGGCTAAATAATAGCCCTCAGTAGTAGAGTTTACACCAATTTCTGAACCAATATTTGTAATAGCACCACCGTTAAGGATATAAGTCCATTGTATTTTTGATGAACCATTAGAAGTTCTTCTAATCTTAGCGGAGATTTCTGATAAAGAGATAGCTTTACCCGGTAAAGGCTTTACAGAAAATTCATAATACTCATTTCTATCTTTAGCCTCGGTAAAAGTTGTAGTTAATACGCCCGAACCTAAATCTGCTTTAGCGGATGAAAATCCTTTGGTTAAGACATTATATACTAATCCGCTTCCTCTGGCTATTTTTGAGCCCAACATCCCTGACAAATAAGTAGCCGGATAGTCAGACTGGTCTGAGCTAGTTAATCCGGTTAAATCCCAAGCCAATAATTGAACCGTGGGAACAACCGTTTTTAGACCCTCAAAATAATTATGGTATTGATTAAAAAGCGGAGAATTTAATAAATAAACCAAAACTTCATTATTGGCTTTCAGCGCAGGGTCTGTATAATTATGAGAACCTGTAATAATCACTTTTGAGTTAGCCTGACCTTTCCATGTACCTTCAATCAGCATGATTTTAGCATGAATATTAAATTTAGCATCACTACCGCTTTCTAAGTTAAATATCCTTACTGTTGCCCCTAGTTGTTGTAATTGTCTTAATTTAGTTTGTACTAATGTTCCTGCTGCATCTTTTGCATAAACTTCTATAGTAGCTCCCTGATTTTTTAAGGCGATTAATTTATCGGCTATAGCAACTCTTAAATCAGACCAGTCTGACATGGCAATTCTAATTTTAGCATTTGCTACATCTGTAATAGCATTTAAATTTTCTATAACATTATCTTGGCCAATAAAACTACCATTTGTAATTTTAGGAAAAAACTCTGCCCTTAAGCCATTAGTAACATCTTCATAAACCGTATAATTGAAATTATTCTTCATACCGGCAGCTGCATAAGACCGCATCATTTGCCAATTATTTAAAAAAGCATTGTAAATACCGGCATCGTTAAACGTAATAGCATCTTGAACTTTTTTAGCATCTGAAAGAGTGAAGTTATGCGATGTTTGTAAGGTAATATTGCTTACTAAACCTGCTGTGGTATTTACTTTAGAAAACAAGACATATTTATGGTGATTGATAGATAAAGAACTTACATCGTTTACTGTAGAAACAATTTCTGAGCCAGCTAAATTTGCCTGCAACCATGGTAAGGAAGCTGCGTTTGTTTCCTGACTATCAGAACGGCTCATATCTACCAACATTTTAATATTAACGCCTCTAGTTTCAGCATTTTTCAAGGCATCCATTACAGGCTGATAATTAATTAGATAAATAGATATTCTGATGTTTTCACCAGCTGGGGTATTATCTATCAAAGCTATTAACCTATCTAAAATAACGGTAGAAGTGCCTTCTCTGGCAATCAAAGATGCATCTGTAAATAAAACCTCTGGAAAAGTAATATTTACTTGTGCTTTTAAAGATGTATTCATGACACCAAGCATCATAAATATCATACTTATTTTTAGTAGTAATTTTCTTATCATATTTCTAATTTTAGTTTATAATATTTTGATTTACTGTTATTTAACTCATAATTCAAGCCCAAATTTTAGACATAACAAAGGACCCTCAAGAGTTTTTAGCTCTTGAAAAAACTTATAAGCAATATGCGTTAATTGTTATCTCCTAATGTGAGTATGTAATTTATCTACCAAACGAAGAAATAGTGTAAAATCTAAAGTTTTGGCTTACATTTTCTTCAGTATTACATAAAAATTATATCGTTGATAATCGTTTAATTTCATCCTTCCATGTTAATAAACTCAAGAATATGGTTAAAACACATGCCATTACCAAAACGTAAAAGCCGCCATCCCAACCCCAAGCATCAACAATGTAACCTATAGCAATATTTGCAAATACAGAACCGCCTAAATATCCAAATAAGCCTGTAAAACCTGCTGCCGTACCAGCTGCTTTTTTAGGTACCAAATCCAAAGCTTGTACGCCAATCAACATCACAGGGCCATAAATAAGGAAACCAATAACAATCAAAGAAATGTTATCTATCATGGGGTTTCCCGGCGGATTTTTCCAGTAAACCAGTACAGCTATCAATACAAAAAACATGTACACTATAGTCGCAGGTACTCTTCTTCCGTTAAAAACTTTATCGCTTAACCAGCCGCATAAAAGCGTACCCGGTATACCTGCATACTCGTAAGCAAAATAGGCCCAGCCAGATTCTGACATAGAAAAACCTTTCACTTCTTTCAAATAAGTTGGTGCCCAGTCTAATACACCATACCTTACCAAATAGACAAAAACATTAGCGACAGCTATGAACCACAAAGCCTTATTAAAAAGCACATAATCTAAAAAAATGCGCTTAGCGCTGAGTTCTTTTTCTGCTTCTGGGGAAACTTCACCTTCGTTTTTATAAACTTCTATAGGTGGTAAACCGCAAGATTGCGGCGTATCTCTTATTAAAATGTAAGCTAACAGCGCTATGGCTAAAGCAATAAAACCTGGGAAATAGAAATTGCTATGCCAATCGTTAAAAAAGGCTAAACCTAAAATAGCTAAAGGACCAATAAGGCCGCCACCAACATTGTGTGCCACATTCCAGATAGACATTTTAACACCTCTTTCTTTCTTAGAAAACCAGTGTACCATTACACGTCCGCATGCTGGCCAACCCATCCCTTGAAACCATCCGTTAAGAAACAATAAGCTGAACATGATGGCTATAGAACTTGTAGCAAAAGGGAAAAACCCCATTAAAATCATGGTAAAGGCAGATAAAAGCAACCCTAATGTTAAAAATTTACGAGCATCACTTCTGTCTGATACGTTGCCCATTAAAAACTTACTAATTCCGTAAGCAATAGAAACTCCTGATAAAGCCAATCCCAAATCTCCTTTAGAATAGCCTTCTTCTATCAAGTTGGGTATAGCTAAAGAGAAATTTTTCCTTACCAAATAATAGCCCGCATAACCAATAAAAATCCCTAAAAAAACTTTCCACCTTAACTCCTTATAAGTGGGGTCTATTTTTTGTTCTTGTATAAGAGGTTGATGCTTTGCTGGGTCTAAAAAAGATAATTTCATGTATCCTAAAGATAATTAGCTATTAAAATAAGTTTGGATAATCTGATATAATACCATCAACACCTAATTCTTTTAGTTTCTCTATCTCTTCTTTGGTATTAACTGTCCAAGGTATCACTTTTATATCTTGCTTTTTACAAGCTTCTACCATTTCTTTTGTTACTAATTTATAAGCCGGACTATATATAGCGGGTTTAAAACTTAAGTCTTTAAGATGATTTTCTAGATAGCCTTTAGAAACCAAATAAGCAGTTTTTACTTGTGGATATTTTTGGTGAACAATTTCTAAAGAGCGAGGATCAAAAGATTGAATAATCACTCTATCCGTAATTCCTTTTTTCTTGATGACTTTCATTAAGCGCTTCACAAACTCTTCTGGTGCCGGATGTAATTCGCCATCACCTTTTAGAGTAATTTTAGTTTCTATGTTATAATGAGGTGCAGGATAACCTTTTTCTTTAGCGTAAGCCTCAGAAGCATCAATTAAATCCTCGAGAAGTGGGATATGTACTTTTATTTTTTTTTGTTCTGGAAATAAAGGATGAAATTTTGAACCTACATCAAAAGTTTTTATTTCTGCGTAGTTCATTTGGTAAAGCTTTAAACCTTTTCCTTTAGGTATTTCTTTACCATTTTGATCTAAAGCAAATACATCAGAAATATAAGGGTCATGAGCAACCAATACCTTTTTATCTTTACTGATAGTAATATCCATTTCTAAAGTAACCCCATAATCTAGCGCCAATTTCATTGCCGGAATGGTGTTCTCAGGCATTAACCCTCTACTTCCACGATGCCCTTGTTTATCAAAATTTGCTTGTGCCATGCTAACAAGGTTAGAAAAATCAATAATAAAACTAATACTATATTTCTCATCTATTTTTAATTGTATATACAATGCTAAACAAAAAGAAACAAATAAAAAATAAAACAATAAATAAAAATAAAAAGGAAATAAAAAGATAATAATTAGTTAATAGTGGGTTTCATTTTAGCCTTGTCTCCTTATCCCATATATCCATGTAAATTTTAATATGTGGTATTAGTATTTAATGGCTTATTCAGAAAGCTTATCAGGATGATCATTATTTGTATGAAAAAGTGAGTATAATCGAATAATTTTTAAAAAAGATCAGATAACCTGAATCATTAGGAAGAATTTCAGAAACAAAATTTTATAAATAACACAGTAAGACTAGCCTTGACTTTCTGTAATTAATCTATCAACTTCCAACTTTAGCTTAGGTAAGTGATGAGTAAGTACCGACCATATATTTTCATCAGAAATATTATCGTAAGCATGGATAACTTGATTTCTTAATCCTATGATAGCTCTTGAATTATTTATTTTTTCTATAAAAGAACTATCACGAGTAATAATTCTATTTACTGCCTCCCCAATAATTTCCAGGTTTCTTTCCACTGCTCTTTTAAGCATAATATTGCTTTTGTATTTCAAGAAGTTTTTTTCTTCTCCACTGAAAAAACCATCAATTTCATCAACA
This genomic window contains:
- a CDS encoding Gfo/Idh/MocA family protein is translated as MNRRNLLKTISISLGASVISTEVIAKLANDSFLYTSRPNLLHKPLGKAVTAITIGAGNRGTVYGNFAAKFPDQLDIIGIAEPNEFRNDRYAKQHQIADKNRFKTWEDVFKQPKFADAVIISTPDDLHYAPCMKALEMGYDVLLEKPIAPTEKECRAILSLAKKKGRIVAVCHVLRYAPYFVKMRDLIAQGAIGEIVSVQHFEPIEHTHMAHSFVRGNWHNAKQTTPIILAKSCHDLDIIKWIINKPSRKIVAMGDLKWFKKENAPEGSTARCTDGCKVERECPYSAIKEYYENRKRLGVLDLPEDKTKHPEVIMERLKTTNYGRCVYRMENDQPDHYITSIQFADSVTASFSMEAFTSYHGRRTRIMGTMGDMVGDMEELVLSDFKTGKSVKFIPKAEDVDGYKNSGHGGGDWLLVKDFVQAVGQQNASILTSTIDESIESHIMGFMAEESRKTGKIMDIQV
- a CDS encoding phospholipase D-like domain-containing protein, giving the protein MIRKLLLKISMIFMMLGVMNTSLKAQVNITFPEVLFTDASLIAREGTSTVILDRLIALIDNTPAGENIRISIYLINYQPVMDALKNAETRGVNIKMLVDMSRSDSQETNAASLPWLQANLAGSEIVSTVNDVSSLSINHHKYVLFSKVNTTAGLVSNITLQTSHNFTLSDAKKVQDAITFNDAGIYNAFLNNWQMMRSYAAAGMKNNFNYTVYEDVTNGLRAEFFPKITNGSFIGQDNVIENLNAITDVANAKIRIAMSDWSDLRVAIADKLIALKNQGATIEVYAKDAAGTLVQTKLRQLQQLGATVRIFNLESGSDAKFNIHAKIMLIEGTWKGQANSKVIITGSHNYTDPALKANNEVLVYLLNSPLFNQYHNYFEGLKTVVPTVQLLAWDLTGLTSSDQSDYPATYLSGMLGSKIARGSGLVYNVLTKGFSSAKADLGSGVLTTTFTEAKDRNEYYEFSVKPLPGKAISLSEISAKIRRTSNGSSKIQWTYILNGGAITNIGSEIGVNSTTEGYYLAPVNVSNIIDLQDIRPDELVKIRLYVYGEGTRTGTIAFGVSSATDVNVLTIRGDLANISDDNLLISWSANTLSGATASFTSTTRSNAISSSTMIRGGGLEASSLSKGFSSRTNASLNFTIVTDKTSAIANNSYVEFDVNVLANYKVSIKTIYAKLRRSSAGARNYIIQYSINGGTFLDASPALSFSNSFAGGIPQDPIDVSGVTALQNIEGSKNIKFRIYSWGYTSTVGSFAFGLSETSSDDVFTIAGTAVSTSLPVVLNKFEAVKQVTQVGLNWSTSSEKNNSHFEILRSSDAKNWTLLSTIQGQGTKDELSTYSYADVNPEIGNNYYQLKQIDFNGDIALSEIKVVNYGLLTNELKAYADDAQVIAFISQQQVDEGYLNIFDISGRKLLSEKVRLAFGLNKVALPIRLAKGVYVLRLDKAQEKLTTKFIK
- the glpT gene encoding glycerol-3-phosphate transporter, translating into MKLSFLDPAKHQPLIQEQKIDPTYKELRWKVFLGIFIGYAGYYLVRKNFSLAIPNLIEEGYSKGDLGLALSGVSIAYGISKFLMGNVSDRSDARKFLTLGLLLSAFTMILMGFFPFATSSIAIMFSLLFLNGWFQGMGWPACGRVMVHWFSKKERGVKMSIWNVAHNVGGGLIGPLAILGLAFFNDWHSNFYFPGFIALAIALLAYILIRDTPQSCGLPPIEVYKNEGEVSPEAEKELSAKRIFLDYVLFNKALWFIAVANVFVYLVRYGVLDWAPTYLKEVKGFSMSESGWAYFAYEYAGIPGTLLCGWLSDKVFNGRRVPATIVYMFFVLIAVLVYWKNPPGNPMIDNISLIVIGFLIYGPVMLIGVQALDLVPKKAAGTAAGFTGLFGYLGGSVFANIAIGYIVDAWGWDGGFYVLVMACVLTIFLSLLTWKDEIKRLSTI
- a CDS encoding glycerophosphodiester phosphodiesterase, with the protein product MAQANFDKQGHRGSRGLMPENTIPAMKLALDYGVTLEMDITISKDKKVLVAHDPYISDVFALDQNGKEIPKGKGLKLYQMNYAEIKTFDVGSKFHPLFPEQKKIKVHIPLLEDLIDASEAYAKEKGYPAPHYNIETKITLKGDGELHPAPEEFVKRLMKVIKKKGITDRVIIQSFDPRSLEIVHQKYPQVKTAYLVSKGYLENHLKDLSFKPAIYSPAYKLVTKEMVEACKKQDIKVIPWTVNTKEEIEKLKELGVDGIISDYPNLF
- a CDS encoding HepT-like ribonuclease domain-containing protein, with protein sequence MDERILKWLFDIKICVDEIDGFFSGEEKNFLKYKSNIMLKRAVERNLEIIGEAVNRIITRDSSFIEKINNSRAIIGLRNQVIHAYDNISDENIWSVLTHHLPKLKLEVDRLITESQG